TCGGTGGCGGTTACCAGCGGGGTGGGCGACTGCGAAAAACCCGCGACGATCCGTTGCCACAGCGAACCGGCTACATCCGTCATACGCCGTGGCCTGTCTTGCCGCTGGCGTGATCAATGCAGAACGCCGTCCAGGGACGGGCTTCGAGCCGGGCTTCGACAATAGGTTCGCCGCAGATTTCACAGTAGCCATAGCTGCCGTCCGCGGTGCGCGCCAAGGCGGACTCGACCTGGCCCAGCGTGGCAGTGCTCTGCCGCAGCAAGGCAGCTGCCTGCGAGAGCTCGAAGGCGATGGTTGCGCCTTCGGGGTCGTGTTCGTCGTCGACGTTCGAGTTCTGGCG
This genomic window from Arthrobacter sp. 24S4-2 contains:
- a CDS encoding TraR/DksA family transcriptional regulator; its protein translation is MVDVEKFRILLVAERDRKLSLLPSLRDDISSANAARQNSNVDDEHDPEGATIAFELSQAAALLRQSTATLGQVESALARTADGSYGYCEICGEPIVEARLEARPWTAFCIDHASGKTGHGV